The Gardnerella leopoldii genomic interval GCGCAAGTCCAGCGCCCTTGCCGCCTTCGCCAAAACCGTCGCCGCCAAAGCAAGCAGCGGAAGAAAGTTGCATTATCGACTCAAGTTTGCTGCACACTTCCGGAAGCCTAGAAGCCATGCGATTGCTGAGCTTGCGCAATGCTGCAAACTGCCACTTGTAGTACGGCAAGTAGTCTGCAGTTACGGGATTGTTGAGCAAAAACACGAGTGAAGCGGTTGCGCGCACGAATTCGTTGATAGAAAGCCACGCTGCGGAAGCGTCTTTGCGCGCGATCATGCGTGGGAAATTGTACTGGCCAGCTTGCGAAATCATGCCAAGTCTGCGTGAGATTAGTGAGATTCGCACGTCGTCCGGCATGAGCTTGAAGCTTTGGCGCGCCTTTGAGAACTCTCCAAGAGGATCCGCGAAAATTTTGCCATTCGTTGCTGCTGCAAGCGTTGACTCGCTTAGCGATAGCCATAAGTGCGGCTCGTTTTGGCTTGGAGCGGTGGGGAAGCCGGTTAGATTTTCGAAAAATTCGCTTATGCTGAACACTCCGACGCGCTTGCTGCTTTCGCATGATTTAGCGCGCGGTGTTTCGTTGCGAGAGCCAAAACCGGCGTATTTTCGCGGAAGTGCGTCGTAAGCAGTCTGCAAATCCGCGCCGATTTCCGCGTAATCTTCGTCGGTAAGCCATAAGCAGAATCCTGGTCCAAAATCGTGATCGCGCGAAATCTCGTCGTCAAAACCATAACATTCCGATCCATGACCAACTAATCCTGCAGCTATGCGGTTCTTGTATTTCGCAAATTTTGGCTGATCAAGTAACGGCTTTCCGTAAGTTTGCCAATATGATTGCGCTAATTGCATGCCAGTTTTTATATTATGGTTTGCTGCGTTCTGGTTTGCTGCGTGTGAGTTCGTTGAGTGTTGTTCTGTTATATCTTGGTTTGCTGATTCTTGAATTTCTGTAGATTCTTTCGTAACTTTTTCTGCCAACTCGCGCGCCTGCCGCAAATTTTCTGCCGTAATCGCGTAAGATTCGCTATCTTTTCCGTAGCATCTCGCAATCAAATCA includes:
- a CDS encoding DUF4037 domain-containing protein, whose protein sequence is MENAAQFYSELDEMFANHAGADAIETYLLRKLAEANPLQLSVLNELMGFYRSRGEYAKNKPIIDKALDLAKKMDLAGTEAGTTTLINAATSLRAAGSYDRAEKIYTQALNESAETLGAKNRKLAALHNNLSMLYSETGRTHDAIEELNHALEILQNTSTDPERDIDIAATHTNLALAMLQECSQECSHPNTSTNSKSATLDSAFEHASTSVRMYVAGNNENQPHYASALAGFAQVQCARGEYAQAEKSYSKALDLIARCYGKDSESYAITAENLRQARELAEKVTKESTEIQESANQDITEQHSTNSHAANQNAANHNIKTGMQLAQSYWQTYGKPLLDQPKFAKYKNRIAAGLVGHGSECYGFDDEISRDHDFGPGFCLWLTDEDYAEIGADLQTAYDALPRKYAGFGSRNETPRAKSCESSKRVGVFSISEFFENLTGFPTAPSQNEPHLWLSLSESTLAAATNGKIFADPLGEFSKARQSFKLMPDDVRISLISRRLGMISQAGQYNFPRMIARKDASAAWLSINEFVRATASLVFLLNNPVTADYLPYYKWQFAALRKLSNRMASRLPEVCSKLESIMQLSSAACFGGDGFGEGGKGAGLAQKQVSQIIDSICEDIVRELQYEGLSDCDETFLEWQRPYVEAHINSRAACLRSL